From Vidua macroura isolate BioBank_ID:100142 chromosome 8, ASM2450914v1, whole genome shotgun sequence, one genomic window encodes:
- the LOC128810424 gene encoding early activation antigen CD69-like, with protein sequence MPPDARHCLRRARRIQRGWKLHGAAERLLRARPSEPGTERGLGTHAHAAQRSVDLIAERRRRPEPGEAAAELGGGSSPGGTRGKWFSSHPVLVALLILLLLVLVLALGVALAVQSAAQLPLTPATPLLVLGCPLGWVGYNGVCYYLSRDYGTWEQGQERCSELRASLAILKDEEMDLLFRLCGNIDYWLGLRRRGERLHWGDGSSYSSWVPVLGNSECVYLADHKFRSENCSNELPYLCSKAQAPL encoded by the exons ATGCCGCCGGACGCCCGGCACTGCctgcgccgcgcccgccgcatCCAGCGGGGCTGGAAACTCCACGGAGCAGCTGAGCGCCTGCTCCGCGCTCGGCCCTCCGAGCCCGGCACGGAGCGTGGGCTCGGGACACATGCCCATG CGGCGCAACGGTCCGTTGATCTCAtcgcggagcggcggcggcgcccggAGCCCGgcgaggcggcggcggagcTCGGAGGCGGCTCCAGCCCAGGTGGGACCCGCG GTAAATGGTTCAGCTCCCATCCCGTGCTCGTGGCACTGCTgattctgctgctcctggtgctggtgctggctttGGGGGTGGCCTTGGCTGTGCAGTCAG cagcacagcttccaCTTACACCTGCGACTCCGCTGTTGGTTCTGGGCTGTCCCCTTGGCTGGGTTGGGTACAATGGAGTCTGCTACTACTTGTCAAGGGATTACGGTACCTGGGAGCAGGGTCAGGAACGGTGCTCCGAGCTCAGGGCCTCCCTGGCCATTCTCAAGGATGAGGAAATG GATTTGCTCTTCCGCCTCTGCGGGAACATCGATTACTGGCTCGGGCTGCGCAGACGGGGCGAGCGCCTGCACTGGGGGGACGGCAGCAGCTACAGCTCCTG ggtTCCTGTCCTGGGCAATTCCGAGTGTGTGTACCTGGCTGACCATAAATTCAGAAGTGAGAACTGCTCAAATGAGCTGCCATATCTCTGCAGCAAGGCCCAAGCTCCCCTGTAA